A window of the Clupea harengus chromosome 8, Ch_v2.0.2, whole genome shotgun sequence genome harbors these coding sequences:
- the or41a2 gene encoding odorant receptor 108-3, which produces MLDVRAALSNGTLLHPPGFHVVGFTAMPHANLYLIFLGVVYVLTVLFNCFILCIICLDHKLHSPKFLAVANLAVVDILFSSCVIPGMLKIFLFKDPFVPFNLCLVQMGVYYCCSSLESFSLAVLAYDRLIAICFPLRQHAINTNTYMLCILGSIWAFCLITITFSTSIMKRLSFCDSVQVYSYFCDYSPVYRLACNDYSLQWATAVSLSIVILFGPLSLIIMSYISILIAVFRMKNAGNRYKALATCTEHLILVAIFYLPTLTLYIIGFFLYRLDPDIRMVTLSMSACMPLCLNPVVYSLKTKEIKSKAQILFCKSTVRPEEKL; this is translated from the coding sequence ATGCTGGATGTCAGAGCTGCTCTCTCAAACGGAACTCTTCTCCACCCTCCAGGGTTTCATGTGGTGGGGTTCACAGCCATGCCACATGCCAACCTCTATCTGATTTTCCTGGGTGTAGTTTATGTCCTCACTGTTCTGTTTAACTGCTTTATCTTGTGTATCATCTGCCTTGACCATAAGTTACACTCCCCTAAGTTTCTGGCTGTGGCCAACCTGGCCGTGGTGGACATCCTGTTCAGCTCCTGTGTCATCCCCGGCATGCTGAAGATATTCTTGTTTAAAGACCCGTTTGTGCCGTTCAACCTGTGCCTTGTTCAGATGGGGGTGTACTACTGCTGCAGCTCCCTGgagtctttctctctggccGTGCTTGCCTATGACAGACTGATTGCAATCTGCTTCCCTCTCAGGCAGCACGccatcaacacaaacacctacatgCTATGCATTCTGGGAAGcatttgggctttttgcctgaTAACAATAACATTTTCAACCTCAATAATGAAAAGACTGTCTTTCTGTGACTCTGTGCAAGTGTATAGCTACTTCTGTGACTATTCTCCCGTCTACAGACTGGCCTGCAATGACTACTCTCTGCAGTGGGCCACCGCCGTGAGCCTCAGCATTGTCATACTGTTCGGACCCCTCAGCCTCATCATAATGTCCTACATAAGCATCTTGATTGCTGTCTTCAGAATGAAGAATGCAGGGAACCGCTACAAAGCACTGGCTACCTGCACAGAGCATCTCATTCTCGTGGCCATTTTCTACCTTCCGACCTTGACTCTGTACATCATCGGGTTCTTCTTATACCGGCTGGACCCAGACATCAGGATGGTGACTTTGTCCATGTCTGCCTGTATGCCACTCTGCTTGAACCCAGTTGTGTATTCTCTGAAAACAAAGGAGATCAAGAGTAAAGCACAGATACTCTTCTGTAAATCTACAGTGAGACCCGAGGAAAAACTGTAG